Proteins from a genomic interval of Chanos chanos chromosome 3, fChaCha1.1, whole genome shotgun sequence:
- the LOC115806883 gene encoding amphoterin-induced protein 3 gives MTSVLCLLLISVLLQFSEGNCPHGCLCTSDILSCGFLGMDRFPSPLPITTSTLDLSHNRLSWLASGSFYGLPRLNTLRLSHNHISLLSPGVFHNISNLQHLDLSSNRLQVIGRYHFQDLPGLEELLLYNNRIVRVESNTFMGLSNLRKVYLSLNQITDFPFFSVRKHTHPNLITLDLSSNRMYRLPVDDIVVLPMSVQRGLFLHNNSLVCDCSVYRMFWHWEQKGYDSVRQFKEDYSCLVDGEPRAAVKFLRHPHFFENCTIANMISLISPKANMAVYEGELVRLDCTGTHNSEDVSYFWNTPHQENISQMIQNGTLRLNQDGSLEILSVQPEDSGVYQCTALDNLKMVNESREVNLTVVSQRMLDAPFNTGYTTLLACVVTLILVLVYLYLTPCRCGCCKPPLSSPAISGVSEDHCTLSSIFGAPPAVDRLRSKSSTDRHVVFLEPLVEEKNGHLRATFAMEQPTLRWDMENLTRIVEHDETV, from the coding sequence ATGACATCAGTATTGTGTCTGCTTTTGATCTCAGTTTTGCTTCAGTTCTCAGAGGGCAACTGTCCCCATGGATGTCTGTGTACTTCTGATATACTCAGTTGTGGGTTTCTGGGAATGGACAGATTTCCCTCCCCACTACCAATCACCACTTCCACCCTGGACCTTAGTCACAACCGTCTCAGCTGGCTGGCATCAGGCAGCTTCTATGGGCTTCCCAGACTGAACACTCTCCGTCTTTCTCATAACCATATCTCCCTGCTCAGTCCTGGGGTCTTCCACAACATCAGTAACCTGCAACACCTGGATCTCTCCTCCAACAGACTACAGGTCATAGGGAGATACCACTTCCAAGATCTGCCTGGACTTGAGGAACTGCTGCTGTATAATAACCGCATTGTCCGCGTGGAGAGCAATACTTTCATGGGTTTGAGCAATCTCAGGAAGGTCTACCTCAGTCTTAATCAGATCACTgactttcctttcttctctgttcGCAAGCATACTCATCCCAACCTAATTACCCTGGATCTGTCCTCTAACCGTATGTACCGGTTACCTGTGGATGACATTGTGGTGTTGCCAATGTCAGTGCAGAGGGGCTTGTTTCTTCATAATAACAGCCTTGTGTGCGACTGTTCTGTGTACCGTATGTTCTGGCACTGGGAACAGAAGGGTTATGACTCAGTGAGACAGTTTAAGGAAGACTACTCATGCTTGGTAGACGGGGAACCGCGTGCCGCAGTGAAGTTCCTTCGACATCCGCACTTCTTTGAGAACTGTACCATTGCAAATATGATCTCTCTAATCTCTCCCAAAGCTAATATGGCAGTGTACGAAGGGGAACTGGTGAGACTGGACTGCACTGGTACTCACAACAGTGAAGATGTTTCATATTTCTGGAACACACCACATCAAGAGAACATAAGTCAGATGATCCAAAATGGCACTTTGCGTTTGAACCAAGATGGCAGTTTGGAGATTCTGTCCGTCCAGCCCGAGGACTCTGGAGTCTACCAGTGCACGGCTCTGGATAACTTAAAGATGGTAAACGAATCACGGGAGGTGAATTTAACAGTGGTGTCACAACGGATGCTCGATGCACCTTTCAACACAGGTTATACGACCCTCCTGGCCTGTGTGGTAACTCTGATACTTGTGCTCGTTTATCTTTATTTAACACCATGTCGCTGCGGGTGCTGTAAGCCTCCGCTTTCCTCTCCAGCCATTTCTGGAGTGTCTGAGGACCACTGCACCCTGTCATCCATCTTCGGAGCTCCACCCGCCGTAGATCGACTCAGGAGCAAATCCAGTACTGACAGGCATGTCGTGTTCTTAGAGCCGCTCGTGGAGGAGAAGAACGGTCACCTCAGGGCTACATTTGCCATGGAGCAGCCCACTCTTCGATGGGACATGGAAAACCTGACACGGATTGTGGAGCACGATGAAACCGTGTAG